A region from the Priestia filamentosa genome encodes:
- a CDS encoding thymidylate synthase, whose translation MKQYLDLCQHILNNGTKKEDRTGTGTISTFGYQMRFDLKEGFPLVTTKKLHVKSIIHELLWFLAGDTNVAYLQENGVRIWNEWADEKGELGPVYGHQWRSWPTSNGESIDQISNLIKQIKETPDSRRLIVSAWNVADIENMALPPCHCLFQFYVADGKLSCQLYQRSADVFLGVPFNIASYALLTMMIAQACDLEIGEFIHTLGDAHIYTNHIEQVKLQLTREERSLPKMKINKDVKNIFDFTYDDFELVGYDPHPHIKGAVSV comes from the coding sequence GTGAAACAATATTTAGATTTATGTCAACACATTTTAAACAACGGTACGAAAAAAGAGGATCGAACAGGAACGGGAACAATCAGTACGTTCGGTTATCAAATGCGCTTTGATCTTAAAGAAGGTTTTCCACTTGTAACAACAAAAAAGCTTCATGTAAAGTCTATTATTCATGAGCTTCTTTGGTTTTTAGCAGGAGACACAAATGTTGCCTATTTGCAGGAGAACGGAGTAAGAATCTGGAATGAATGGGCAGATGAAAAAGGGGAGCTTGGTCCTGTATATGGACATCAATGGCGCTCATGGCCGACATCAAACGGAGAAAGCATTGACCAGATTTCAAATCTCATAAAACAGATTAAAGAAACACCAGATTCACGTCGTCTTATCGTAAGCGCCTGGAACGTAGCTGATATCGAGAATATGGCGCTTCCTCCATGTCACTGCCTGTTTCAGTTTTATGTAGCAGATGGTAAACTATCTTGCCAGCTTTATCAGCGTTCTGCTGACGTGTTCTTAGGTGTCCCGTTTAATATTGCGTCATATGCTCTTTTAACAATGATGATTGCCCAGGCGTGTGATCTAGAAATAGGAGAATTTATTCATACGCTCGGTGATGCACACATTTATACAAATCACATTGAACAAGTAAAGCTGCAACTTACACGTGAAGAGCGTTCGCTGCCAAAAATGAAAATTAATAAAGACGTTAAGAACATCTTTGATTTTACGTATGACGATTTTGAGCTTGTTGGATATGATCCACATCCGCATATAAAAGGAGCTGTTAGCGTATGA
- the folA gene encoding type 3 dihydrofolate reductase, which yields MISFIVAMDDNNLIGKDNALPWHLPADLAYFKKVTTNHTIVMGRKTYESIGRPLPKRKNVVLTHSTSFQEEGVTVIHSLDELKEMANHSNEELFIIGGARLYEQLLPVADRLYVTHIRATFDGDTHFPVFSKEEWKIIDSKEHKKDEKNAYDYEFVVYERS from the coding sequence ATGATTTCTTTCATCGTTGCAATGGATGACAATAATCTGATTGGAAAAGATAATGCTTTACCATGGCATCTTCCTGCTGACCTTGCTTATTTTAAAAAGGTGACAACAAATCATACAATTGTAATGGGAAGAAAAACATATGAGTCGATTGGTAGACCTCTTCCAAAACGGAAGAACGTTGTGTTAACGCACAGTACATCATTCCAAGAAGAAGGTGTAACGGTTATTCATTCATTGGACGAGCTGAAAGAAATGGCAAACCATTCGAATGAGGAGCTGTTTATTATCGGAGGAGCTCGTCTTTATGAACAGCTACTGCCTGTTGCAGATCGTTTGTATGTTACCCACATTCGTGCTACGTTTGATGGAGATACACATTTTCCTGTATTTTCAAAAGAAGAATGGAAGATAATAGATTCTAAAGAGCATAAAAAAGATGAAAAAAATGCTTATGATTATGAATTTGTTGTCTATGAACGAAGCTAG
- a CDS encoding lysophospholipid acyltransferase family protein, protein MIRTIYIGGYSLSSLFFSLSELNRVRNLPPLMSPAKRDKEVHDKPKKWGRRVIELTGSKVEVNKKERLLDEPVLFVSNYQGPYDIPALLGYIQKPFGFFSKQKFENYPLWNQWMNSMHCVLMDRNDSARMKEAYRTGIHLLTQGHSLLVFAEHKEKGSKDLHHLNGEDLSMAVEAGVPIVPVSIDGTKEIDEQGTFRIRPSTLSVHIGSPIREHLDDTITKPQLIKKVEEALQGGLLKEDAEKEDQS, encoded by the coding sequence ATGATTCGTACAATTTATATTGGTGGTTATTCACTTTCTTCTCTTTTTTTTAGTTTATCTGAGCTAAATCGTGTTCGAAATCTTCCACCTTTAATGTCGCCTGCAAAACGGGACAAGGAAGTGCATGATAAACCAAAAAAATGGGGACGTAGAGTTATTGAATTAACTGGATCCAAAGTAGAAGTAAACAAAAAAGAGAGGCTGTTGGATGAGCCTGTATTATTTGTTAGTAACTATCAAGGCCCATACGATATTCCAGCTCTTTTAGGCTATATTCAAAAGCCTTTTGGTTTCTTCTCAAAGCAAAAGTTTGAAAACTATCCGCTATGGAATCAATGGATGAACTCTATGCATTGCGTCCTTATGGATCGCAATGATAGTGCAAGAATGAAAGAAGCTTATCGCACAGGAATTCATTTATTAACACAAGGTCATTCACTGCTTGTATTTGCTGAACATAAAGAAAAAGGTTCCAAGGATTTGCATCATCTTAACGGAGAAGACCTTTCAATGGCAGTAGAAGCTGGGGTGCCCATTGTGCCAGTTTCTATTGATGGAACGAAAGAAATTGATGAGCAAGGAACATTTCGCATTCGTCCGAGTACGCTGTCTGTTCATATTGGTTCCCCAATAAGGGAGCATTTAGATGATACTATCACAAAACCGCAGTTGATTAAAAAAGTAGAAGAAGCCCTTCAAGGTGGCCTTCTAAAAGAGGACGCAGAAAAAGAGGATCAATCATGA